A stretch of the Ptiloglossa arizonensis isolate GNS036 chromosome 1, iyPtiAriz1_principal, whole genome shotgun sequence genome encodes the following:
- the Mbd-r2 gene encoding PHD finger protein MBD-R2 isoform X2, with the protein MKRRRIPRSRGKGIPPVGAMRMARKCCVRSCEADVQEARAKGLPLHKFPKDIALRSRWLASGGFEASFKPLPGQVVCHRHFKRADYEAAKGHKLLLRKGSVPSVFADYDNHPDPAIMSVKSSTSYAQEDLDLINSEILNLEQSISPLLSEARTPKSDSCGETCSSRPNSSADILNLLDSTELVDNGCKAFSAKVETMSPVKQEIHENVEMEVNTMAAQLGIVESDVAMKHIQKDLIIKEELKNIKIEDEKAFDKPEELKTKILNRDGLKFFPGAKLEAKDFNEKWYSAKVVETDWEEREVLIHFDKWSSRFDEWIPMDSSRLRVLQSQSTEQTWDLPSPETKMKDFLVGERILATWADGRKYPAKVNAVLGNDRYDVLFDDGYAKTVKSSKMTKIATTSTKQSSQTEEYIGSKQERRDKKRKHIVMELFHTHSRKRSKTEAEKLTKKEGTVVNENGECFPENKIDLDGTLFGPCYDPGTDLLRGFDTNVSKIKTYSKKNKKEISKNDIDQEEDVGPEWIDGEPQGTESYIVDGNDGPRRSIIVADKRLPPGWQKHFTQRKAGTSAGKWDVLFLHKSSGKKFRSRNDIRAFMENQGQFDFDPEKFDFCIHRKKKNHGHKVKQDIVTDIPKKIKTLLPKTKITPVTDSLLIPASTSVTTLVSAPTTSITDGAVFIGGLRVEMEDSAYKCPKQGCNKTFRKENLLQMHIKHYHPEYSKFLGSTPNVADLAYARTIGESIEDIIPRKSNNLLEKYNKLGKKKSIQDKPLYPASLSVTNSVQPTSPALILHTISEVEDVLDQLEQCNEVQAEDIKIERMSPISSHSIDMDDESEKKREEACAMSPGTLFDMKIREEKTQSGIKTLLPVRPTTSSEVQRIDRSKSLDESIHIDRMKGQRKRQLSEYSSDVPSRGIQELIDGYGDLDDSAMDTEGPTALMYRYSRRKSDSRSDENSQSSQLNDSRLEKGDPLKGDITKRDTNNDGEENEGVMMMINGEMIKVEQLRREEIINCTCGFMEEDGLMIQCDLCLCWQHGHCNAIEKEKDVPEKYVCYICQNPYRQRPSKKYFHDQDWIKEGKLPTLSNRTKNQYIVNQRTAMLKRSYDLVAALLQIQQVLHSLRIKINVAQKKDHPKLYLWAKNWEKIEIQKPEITPVPIIEITKVVKDSGDTVTEASRRVELKMETKFTLKDDHDEKSIASDSELMKILEEDNTTSDESKVASKKEDSINQNKSHILLDALTKSTTIEEKYKTSVTSDEKADADLLSNQTPASDNDLSTSTISANQMREELNEHEVSTPLQPFIPQPEAPIDPGECRMRLLEHIEHFQNHIDARLTSIEAQVCALEAMDPDDVIPSPDVQPRTKQTVQMLLRDLNIVRKLAALC; encoded by the exons ATGAAGCGGCGGCGTATACCGCGGTCGCGTGGTAAAGGAATACCGCCTGTGGGGGCGATGAGAATGGCGCGCAAATGTTGCGTGCGTAGCTGCGAGGCTGATGTGCAAGAAGCGCGTGCTAAAGGCTTACCGCTTCATAAATTTCCGAAGGATATTGCTTTAAGAAGCAGGTGGTTGGCCAGTGGTGGATTTGAAGCGAGTTTTAAACCTTTACCGGGTCAGGTTGTTTGCCACAGACATTTTAAACGAGCTGATTACGAAGCCGCCAAGGGGCATAAGTTACTTCTACGTAAAGGCAGTGTTCCATCGGTTTTTGCAGACTATGATAATCACCCGG ATCCTGCGATTATGTCTGTAAAATCATCAACTTCTTATGCACAGGAAGATTTGGATCTTATTAATTCAGAAATTTTAAACTTAGAACAATCAATTTCACCATTATTGTCTGAAGCCAGAACACCAAAATCTGATAGCTGTGGAGAAACATGTTCTTCTCGACCGAATTCATCTGCTGACATTCTCAATTTATTAGACTCAACAGAATTAGTTGATAATGGATGCAAAGCTTTcagtgcgaaagtagaaactatgtCTCCTGTAAAACAAGAAATACATGAAAATGTAGAAATGGAAGTAAATACTATGGCAGCACAATTAGGAATTGTAGAATCAGATGTGGCAATGAAACATATACAAAAAGACTTAATTAttaaagaagaattaaaaaatattaaaatagaagATGAGAAAGCATTTGATAAGCCAGAAGAGTTGAAGACAAAGATTTTAAATCGAGATGGATTAAAATTTTTTCCTGGGGCTAAATTAGAAGCAAaagattttaatgaaaaatg GTATTCAGCTAAGGTAGTTGAAACTGATTGGGAAGAAAGGGAAGTCTTGATACATTTTGACAAGTGGAGCTCAAGATTTGATGAATGGATACCTATGGATAGCTCTAGGTTACGTGTGTTACAATCACAATCAAC tgaaCAAACTTGGGACCTGCCATCTCC ggaaacaaaaatgaaagacTTTTTAGTAGGAGAAAGGATACTCGCTACATGGGCTGACGGGAGAAAATATCCAGCCAAAGTAAATGCGGTGTTAGGAAATG ATAGATACGATGTACTCTTTGATGATGGATACGCAAAAACTGTTAAATCGTCAAAAATGACAAAAATCGCTACAACGTCCACAAAG CAATCTTCTCAAACTGAAGAGTATATAGGAAGTAAACAAGAAAGAAGAGATAAAAAACGGAAGCATATAGTGATGGAGTTATTTCATACACACTCTAGAAAAAGGTCAAAAACTGAAGCAGAGAAATTAACAAAAAAGGAAGGAACTGTAGTGAACGAAAATGGAGAATGCTTCccagaaaataaaattgatttagatgGTACTTTGTTTGGACCTTGTTATGATCCAGGCACCGATTTGTTGCGAGGATTTGATACTAATGTGTCAAAAATAAAAACTTATTCAAAAAAGAACAAGAAGGAAATATCTAAAAATGATATAGATCAGGAAGAAGATGTTGGACCTGAATGGATAGATGGAGAACCTCAGGGAACTGAATCTTATATAGTAGATGGAAATGAtg GACCACGTCGCTCAATAATAGTTGCAGATAAAAGATTACCACCAGGATGGCAGAAACATTTCACCCAAAGAAAAGCTGGTACGTCTGCTGGTAAATGGGatgttttatttcttcataaatCAAGTGGAAAAAAGTTTAGGTCAAGGAATGATATCAGGGCATTTATGGAAAATCAGGGACAGTTTGACTTTGATCCCGAGAAATTTGATTTTTGTAttcatagaaaaaagaaaaaccatggACATAAAGTAAAACAAGATATTGTCACAGATATACCTAAAAAGATTAAGACTTTATTACCTAAAACGAAGATAACACCAGTGACAGATTCATTACTTATACCAGCAAGTACATCAGTTACAACTTTAGTATCTGCACCAACAACATCTATTACAGACGGTG CTGTTTTTATTGGTGGACTTCGTGTAGAAATGGAGGATAGTGCTTACAAATGTCCAAAACAAGGATGTAATAAAACATTTAGGAAGGAAAATCTTTTGCAAATGCATATAAAACATTATCATCCAgaatattccaaatttttgGGATCTACTCCAAATGTTGCAGACTTGGCTTATGCAAGAACAATTGGGGAATCTATTGAAGATATTATTCCAAGaaaatcaaataatttattagaaaaatacaataaattagGAAAGAAAAAATCTATTCAAGATAAACCACTTTATCCTGCATCGTTATCAGTAACAAATTCTGTTCAACCTACATCTCCAGCATTAATTTTGCATACAATCTCAGAAGTGGAGGATGTATTAGATCAACTGGAACAATGTAATGAAGTGCAAGCCGAAGATATTAAAATAGAAAGAATGTCTCCAATTTCTAGTCATAGTATAGATATGGATGATGAAAGTGAGAAAAAACGAGAAGAAGCGTGTGCAATGTCACCTGGAACATTATTTGACATGAAAATCAGGGAAGAAAAAACACAAAGCGGTATTAAAACTCTTCTTCCGGTGAGACCAACTACGTCATCAGAAGTGCAGAGGATTGATAGATCAAAATCTTTAGATGAAAGTATTCATATTGACCGAATGAAAGGTCAAAGGAAACGACAGTTATCAGAGTATAGTTCTGATGTTCCAAGTAGAG GTATTCAAGAACTTATAGACGGTTATGGAGATTTAGATGACAGTGCTATGGATACTGAAGGACCAACAGCACTCATGTATAGATATAGTCGTCGAAAATCAGATTCAAGAAGTGATGAAAATAGTCAAAGTA GTCAACTAAACGATTCTCGTCTTGAAAAGGGTGATCCCTTGAAAGGGGATATTACTAAAAGAGATACAAATAATGATGGGGAAg aaaatgaaGGAGTTATGATGATGATTAATGGAGAAATGATAAAGGTGGAACAATTGCGTAgagaagaaataataaattgtaccTGTGGGTTTATGGAAGAGGATGGCTTAATGATACAATGTGATCTTTGCTTGTGTTGGCAACATGGTCACTGTAAtgcaatagaaaaagaaaaagatgtaCCTGAAAAATATGTTTGTTATATTTGTCAGAATCCATATCGCCAACGACCATCCAAAAAGTATTTCCACGATCAGGATTGGATAAAAGAGGGCAAACTACCAACATTATCTAACAGAACAAAAAATCAATATATAGTTAATCAAAGGACTGCTATGTTAAAGCGTTCTTATGACTTAGTTGCAGCTCTCCTGCAAATACAACAAGTTCTGCATAGcttaagaataaaaattaatgtggCGCA AAAAAAAGATCATCCAAAATTATATCTTTGGGCCAAAAACTGGGAAAAGATAGAAATACAAAAGCCAGAGATAACACCAGTACCAATTATAGAAATTACAAAAGTAGTGAAAGATTCTGGAGACACTGTAACTGAAGCATCTCGACGAGTGGAATTGAAGATGGAAACGAAGTTCACTTTAAAAGATGATCATGATGAAAAATCAATAGCTTCGGATTCAGAATTAATGAAAATCTTAGAAGAAGACAATACAACTTCTGACGAATCTAAAGTTGCCTCGAAGAAAGAAGATTCGATCAATCAAAATAAGAGTCACATCCTTCTTGATGCTCTTACAAAAAGTACTActatagaagaaaaatataagacTTCAGTAACTTCGGACGAGAAAGCAGATGcag ATTTATTATCCAATCAAACGCCTGCGTCTGACAATGATTTGTCTACATCAACCATATCAGCAAATCAAATGCGCGAAGAGTTAAACGAGCATGAAGTATCAACACCATTGCAACCTTTTATACCACAACCGGAAGCACCGATTGATCCAGGAGAATGTCGAATGCGATTATTAGAACAtattgaacattttcaaaatcatATAGACGCAAGATTGACATCCATTGAAGCACAAGTTTGTG CTTTAGAAGCCATGGATCCTGATGATGTTATACCTAGTCCAGATGTGCAGCCACGAACTAAACAAACGGTTCAAATGCTTCTTCGAGATTTAAATATAGTACGAAAATTAGCTGCTTTGTGTTAA